One genomic region from Equus asinus isolate D_3611 breed Donkey chromosome 8, EquAss-T2T_v2, whole genome shotgun sequence encodes:
- the LOC106848199 gene encoding putative olfactory receptor 2I1 has protein sequence MKANHSSEERFLLLGFSDWPSLQPVLFALVLLCYLLTLTGNSALVLLAMRDPRLHTPMYYFLCHLALVDAGFTTSVVPPLLANLRGPALWLQRHGCMAQLCASLALGSVECVLLAVMALDRATAVCRPLRYIGLASPRLCRALAGASWLGGLTNSAAQTALLAARPLCAPLRVDHFICELPALLKLACGGHRNATERLMFAARVLILLVPSAVILASYGAVARAVWGMRSSGGRRKAVGTCGSHLTAVCLFYGSAIYTYLQPTHSYSQGQGKFVSLFYTVGTPALNPLIYTLRNKEVKGAARRLLGSLGRGQAGQ, from the exons ATGAAG GCCAACCACAGCTCAGAGGAGCGCTTCCTCCTGCTGGGTTTCTCCGACTGGCCCTCCCTGCAGCCTGTCCTCTTCGCCCTTGTCCTTCTCTGCTACCTCCTGACTCTGACGGGCAACTCGGCGCTCGTGCTGCTGGCAATGCGCGACCCGCGCCTGCACACGCCCATGTACTACTTCCTCTGTCACCTGGCCCTGGTGGACGCGGGCTTCACCACCAGCGTGGTGCCGCCGCTGCTGGCCAACCTCCGcggcccggccctgtggctgcAGCGCCACGGCTGCATGGCCCAGCTGTGCGCGTCCCTGGCGCTGGGCTCGGTCGAGTGCGTCCTCCTCGCCGTCATGGCGCTGGACCGCGCGACCGCAGTGTGCCGCCCGCTGCGCTACATCGGGCTCGCCTCGCCGCGCCTCTGCCGCGCGCTGGCCGGCGCCTCCTGGCTCGGCGGCCTCACCAACTCTGCAGCGCAAACGGCACTCTTGGCTGCGCGGCCGCTGTGCGCGCCCCTCCGGGTGGACCACTTCATCTGCGAGCTGCCCGCGCTGCTCAAGCTGGCCTGCGGCGGCCACCGAAACGCCACCGAGCGCCTGATGTTCGCCGCCCGCGTGCTCATCTTGCTGGTGCCGTCCGCCGTCATCCTGGCCTCGTATGGCGCCGTGGCCCGCGCTGTGTGGGGCATGCGGTCCAGCGGGGGCCGGAGGAAAGCGGTGGGCACGTGTGGGTCTCACCTGACAGCCGTCTGCCTGTTCTACGGCTCAGCCATCTACACCTACCTGCAACCCACGCACAGCTACAGCCAGGGTCAGGGCAAGTTCGTTTCGCTTTTCTACACTGTAGGCACACCGGCCCTCAACCCGCTCATCTACACCCTCAGGAATAAGGAAGTGAAGGGGGCAGCGAGGAGGCTCCTAGGGAGTCTGGGGAGAGGGCAAGCTGGACAGTGA
- the LOC106843495 gene encoding olfactory receptor 2H1, protein MVNQSSPVGFLLLGFSEYPGLERMLFMVVLASYLLTLVGNTLIILLSVLDPRLHSPMYFFLSNLSFLDLCFTTSFVPQMLVNLWAPKKTISFLGCSVQLFIFMSLGTTECILLTVMAFDRYVAVCQPLHYATIIHPRLCQQLVAVAWVMGLVQSIVQTPPTLRLPFCPHRKIDDFLCEVPSLIRLSCGDTTFNEIQLAVSSVIIVVVPLSLILVSYCAIARAVLRINSAKGRKKTFGTCSSHLMVVTIFYSSVIAVYLQPKNPYAQKRGKFFGLFYAVGTPSLNPLIYTLRNKEVKRAFRRLLGKDEDSRES, encoded by the coding sequence ATGGTCAACCAAAGCTCCCCAGTGGGCTTCCTCCTTCTGGGCTTCTCTGAATACCCAGGACTTGAAAGAATGCTCTTCATGGTTGTCTTAGCTTCCTACCTCCTGACTCTGGTGGGCAACACACTCATCATCCTGCTGTCTGTGCTGGACCCTAGGCTCCACTctcctatgtactttttcctctccaacctctCCTTCTTGGACCTCTGCTTCACCACAAGTTTTGTCCCCCAGATGCTGGTCAACCTCTGGGCCCCAAAGAAGACCATCAGCTTCCTTGGCTGCTCTGTCCAGCTCTTCATCTTCATGTCTTTGGGAACCACTGAGTGCATCCTCCTGACAGTGATGGCCTTTGACCGCTACGTGGCTGTCTGCCAGCCCCTCCACTATGCAACCATCATCCACCCCCGCCTGTGCCAGCAGCTGGTGGCTGTAGCCTGGGTTATGGGTCTTGTCCAATCAATAGTACAGACACCACCCACCCTCCGCCTGCCCTTTTGCCCCCACCGGAAGATAGATGACTTTTTATGTGAAGTCCCTTCTCTAATTAGACTATCCTGTGGAGATACCACCTTTAATGAAATCCAGTTAGCTGTGTCCAGTGTCATTATCGTGGTTGTGCCCCTAAGCCTCATCCTTGTCTCTTACTGTGCCATTGCCCGTGCAGTACTAAGGATTAATTCTgcaaaagggaggaagaagactTTTGGGACCTGCTCCTCCCATCTCATGGTTGTCACTATCTTCTACAGTTCAGTCATTGCTGTCTACCTCCAGCCTAAAAATCCCTATGCCCAGAAGAGAGGCAAGTTCTTTGGTCTCTTCTATGCAGTAGGAACTCCTTCACTTAACCCTCTCATATACACCCTGAGGAACAAGGAAGTAAAGAGGGCATTCAGGAGGTTGCTGGGGAAGGATGAGGACTCCAGAGAGAGCTGA
- the UBD gene encoding ubiquitin D, whose amino-acid sequence MASGLCVNVHSEQWKLMTFNANSYDRVKKINEHVRSRTKVPVQDQILLLGSKTLKPMRKLSSYGIDKETTIHLTLKVVKPSDEELNVTLVESGDEGQRHLLQVRRSSSVAQVKEMIKAKTAISPKKQIVTCNGKKLEDGKTMADYGIRKDSLLFLTSHCIGG is encoded by the exons ATGGCTTCTGGCCTCTGC GTGAATGTCCATTCTGAGCAATGGAAATTGATGACCTTCAATGCCAACTCGTATGACAGAGTGAAGAAGATTAACGAACATGTCCGGTCTAGGACCAAGGTTCCCGTGCAGGACCAGATTCTTCTCCTGGGCTCGAAGACTCTTAAGCCCATGAGAAAGCTATCATCTTATGGCATTGACAAGGAGACGACCATCCACCTCACCCTGAAGGTGGTGAAGCCCAGTGATGAGGAGTTGAACGTGACTCTGGTGGAGTCGGGTGATGAGGGGCAAAGGCACCTCCTCCAGGTGCGAAGGTCCAGCTCAGTGGCCCAGGTGAAAGAGATGATCAAGGCCAAGACCGCCATATCTCCTAAGAAACAGATCGTGACTTGCAATGGAAAGAAACTGGAAGATGGGAAGACCATGGCAGATTATGGCATCAGAAAGGACAGTTTACTCTTCCTGACATCCCACTGCATTGGGGGGTGA